Proteins from a single region of Haliaeetus albicilla chromosome Z, bHalAlb1.1, whole genome shotgun sequence:
- the LOC104315503 gene encoding molybdopterin synthase catalytic subunit produces the protein MDESEDVPKDFIKLKSEKLSVDEVSELVISPYCGAVSLFIGTTRNNFEGKKVIHLEYEAYTSMAETEIKKICRDVRQKWPSVKHIAVHHRLGVVPITEASVIIAVSSPHRTESLEAVMYCINTLKASVPIWKKEIYEDEYSWKENKECFWANSEK, from the exons ATGGATGAAAGTGAAGATGTGCCAAAAGATTTTATCAAGCTCAAATCTGAAAAGCTCTCTGTAGATGAAGTGTCAGAGCTGGTTATTTCACCGTACTGTGGGGCAGTGTCTCTGTTCATTG gtactacaagaaataattttgaaggaaaaaaagtgattcaCTTAGAATATGAAGCATATACTTCAATGGCAGAGACCgaaataaagaaaatctgcaGAGATGTTAGACAGAAATGGCCATCGGTCAAACATATTGCAGTGCACCATAGACTTGG TGTGGTTCCAATAACTGAAGCAAGTGTAATTATTGCAGTCTCCTCTCCACACAGAACAGAATCCCTTGAAGCTGTAATGTACTGCATCAATACCTTAAAAGCATCCGTCCCAATATGGAAAAAG GAGATTTATGAGGACGAATattcttggaaagaaaacaaggaatgCTTTTGggcaaattcagaaaaataa
- the LOC138683807 gene encoding molybdopterin synthase sulfur carrier subunit-like — MRCQVSVLYFARSAELAGLRCETLSVPRQITALQLWEEIVRLHPRLAVIRDQVVFAVRQEYVLLGDQLLVLQPGDEVAIIPPISGG; from the exons ATGCGCTGCCAG GTCTCGGTGCTGTATTTCGCCAGGAGCGCAGAGCTGGCGGGGCTGCGCTGCGAGACCCTCTCGGTGCCGCGGCAGATCACggctctgcagctctgggagGAGATCGTCAGGCTGCACCCCAG GCTTGCTGTCATCCGGGATCAAGTGGTTTTTGCTGTTCGGCAGGAGTACGTGCTTCTTGGAGATCAGCTCCTGGTCCTGCAGCCTGGAGACGAGGTTGCCATTATCCCACCAATTAGTGGAGGCTGA